The Deinococcus koreensis genome window below encodes:
- the pulA gene encoding pullulanase-type alpha-1,6-glucosidase: MKRLATLLTLALAASAAAQTALPANTARVHYQRADGVYTGWGLHAWEDTSATVTWDRPLAQTGKDDWGAYFDIPLKAGAQKVAFIVHKGDEKDPGPDMFLDLSRGKELFLKSGSANVAYAKGAALNVDATKAPVAQAAPATTPAAPAATPAAATAQAIPANVLRVRYVRPDGKYEGWGLHVWEDTTAVVEWAKPLPQTGVDAGGAYWDVPLKAGAAKVNFIVHRSDEKDPGPDMSADLSKGREVTVTSGKAEFAYGAPAALSDAPVPAGTVRINYFRPDGKYEGWGLHVWEDAAKPTEWTAPLNQTGTNSYGAYWDVPMKTDWKKLGFIVHKGDEKDPGPDGTLTPAQGNQAWIISGNQTIFTTRPDTSVKLVGNLAQQQAIMLGAYQVAVKPELAQPGAFLTLHAAKDASLKLTPTGVTGGEALTLEELEAGLSAAQKARDPYLANYKLLQVRAEDRAKLGAALQGQLAVSSVLPDGTLIDATGVQAARALDELYAYDGPLGVAWQGNVPTVRLWAPTAQEVKLRFSTSGPGAETVVPMTRDAKGVWSVRGAAGWRGATYRYEVKVFAPSTGKIETNLVTDPYSVALTRNSTHSLLIDLNDAAQKPAGWEALKKPALRSASDLSFYELHLRDFSAADASVPAAQRGTYLAFTQSGSAGMKHLRALADAGLKAVHLLPTFDIATIEEDKTKWKATPDLSQFPGNSEEQQKAVTAVKDADPYNWGYDPYHYMVPEGSYAVNPAERTKEYRQMVMALNGAGLRVVQDVVFNHTAASGQAERSVLDRIVPGYYHRLNANGGVENSTCCSNTATEHTMMRKLMVDTLVTMAKAYRIDGFRFDLMGHHLVADMQAARRALDALTPQKDGVDGKAIYLYGEGWDFGEVQGGKRGPNATQLNLFGQGIGTFNDRLRDAVRGGNPFGGLQDQGFATGLVTLPNGQPQNTDKAKALTLADQVRIGLTGNLRDYRFTNAAGQTVAGKDLRYGDAPAGYAASPREAITYASAHDNQTLFDAVLLKAPAGATGAQRTRMQNLGNSVVLLGQGLPFSYAGDEILRSKSFDTDSYNSGDWFNTLDFTLQTNGFGKGLPPAEKNGGNWALYRPLLGNPALKPSPADIARAFDHYREMLRVRYSSTLFRLDTAAQVQQGLTFLNVGPNQTPGVIAMKLSGAVSPTNPYKTIVVVFNGSGAGVTVSDASLAGLNLTLHPALAASTDPIVKTSKYAGNGVTVPGLTTAVFVGK; the protein is encoded by the coding sequence ATGAAACGACTAGCGACGTTATTGACGCTCGCGCTGGCGGCCTCGGCTGCGGCGCAGACCGCCCTGCCCGCGAACACCGCCCGAGTGCATTACCAGCGCGCCGACGGCGTCTATACGGGCTGGGGCCTGCACGCCTGGGAGGACACCAGCGCCACCGTGACCTGGGACAGGCCCCTGGCCCAGACCGGCAAGGACGACTGGGGCGCCTACTTCGACATTCCGCTGAAGGCCGGCGCACAGAAGGTCGCGTTCATCGTCCACAAGGGCGACGAGAAAGACCCGGGCCCCGACATGTTCCTCGATCTGAGCAGGGGCAAGGAGCTGTTCCTGAAGTCGGGCAGCGCCAACGTGGCCTACGCGAAGGGCGCCGCGCTGAACGTGGACGCGACGAAGGCGCCCGTGGCCCAGGCGGCTCCAGCCACCACGCCAGCCGCCCCCGCCGCGACACCCGCCGCCGCAACAGCCCAGGCCATCCCCGCCAACGTGCTGCGCGTGCGTTACGTGCGCCCGGACGGCAAGTACGAGGGCTGGGGCCTGCACGTCTGGGAGGACACCACGGCGGTCGTCGAGTGGGCCAAACCCCTGCCGCAGACCGGCGTGGACGCGGGCGGGGCCTACTGGGACGTGCCGCTCAAGGCCGGCGCCGCCAAGGTGAATTTCATCGTGCATAGGAGCGACGAGAAGGATCCGGGGCCGGACATGTCGGCCGACCTGAGCAAGGGCCGCGAGGTCACCGTGACCAGCGGCAAGGCCGAGTTCGCGTACGGCGCCCCCGCCGCGCTGAGCGACGCCCCGGTGCCTGCAGGAACCGTGCGGATCAACTACTTCCGCCCCGACGGCAAATACGAGGGTTGGGGCCTGCACGTCTGGGAGGACGCCGCCAAACCCACCGAGTGGACGGCGCCGCTGAACCAGACCGGCACCAACTCGTACGGCGCGTACTGGGACGTTCCCATGAAGACGGACTGGAAGAAACTGGGGTTTATCGTGCACAAGGGCGACGAGAAGGATCCGGGGCCGGACGGCACGCTGACCCCGGCGCAGGGCAACCAGGCGTGGATCATCAGCGGCAACCAGACCATCTTCACCACGCGCCCCGACACCTCGGTGAAGCTGGTGGGCAACCTGGCGCAGCAGCAGGCGATCATGCTGGGCGCCTATCAGGTGGCCGTGAAGCCCGAGCTGGCGCAGCCCGGCGCCTTCCTGACCCTGCACGCGGCCAAGGATGCCTCACTGAAGCTGACCCCGACCGGCGTGACGGGCGGCGAGGCGCTGACCCTGGAAGAGCTCGAGGCGGGCCTGAGCGCGGCGCAGAAGGCGCGTGACCCCTATCTGGCGAACTACAAACTGCTGCAGGTGCGCGCCGAAGACCGGGCCAAGCTGGGCGCGGCGCTGCAGGGCCAGCTGGCGGTGTCGTCCGTGCTGCCCGACGGCACGCTGATCGATGCGACCGGCGTGCAGGCGGCCCGCGCGCTGGACGAGCTGTACGCCTACGACGGCCCGCTGGGCGTGGCCTGGCAGGGCAACGTCCCGACGGTGCGCCTGTGGGCCCCCACCGCGCAGGAGGTCAAACTGCGCTTCAGCACCTCCGGGCCAGGGGCGGAGACGGTCGTCCCCATGACCCGCGACGCCAAGGGCGTGTGGTCGGTCAGGGGCGCCGCGGGATGGCGAGGCGCCACCTACCGCTACGAGGTCAAGGTCTTCGCGCCCTCCACCGGCAAGATCGAGACCAATCTGGTGACCGACCCCTACTCGGTCGCGCTGACCCGCAACTCCACGCACTCCCTGCTGATCGACCTGAACGACGCCGCGCAGAAACCCGCCGGCTGGGAGGCGCTGAAGAAGCCGGCCCTGAGAAGTGCCTCCGACCTGAGCTTCTACGAGCTGCACCTGCGCGACTTCAGCGCCGCCGACGCCAGCGTGCCCGCCGCGCAGCGCGGCACCTACCTGGCCTTCACGCAGTCGGGCAGCGCCGGCATGAAGCACCTGAGGGCCCTGGCCGACGCGGGCCTCAAGGCCGTCCACCTGCTGCCCACCTTCGATATCGCCACCATCGAGGAAGACAAGACCAAGTGGAAGGCCACGCCCGACCTGAGCCAGTTCCCCGGCAACTCCGAGGAGCAGCAGAAGGCCGTGACCGCCGTCAAGGACGCCGACCCCTACAACTGGGGCTACGACCCCTACCACTACATGGTGCCCGAGGGCTCCTACGCCGTGAACCCGGCCGAGCGCACGAAGGAATACCGACAGATGGTCATGGCCCTGAACGGGGCGGGGCTGCGCGTGGTGCAGGACGTGGTGTTCAACCACACCGCCGCCAGCGGGCAGGCTGAAAGAAGCGTGCTCGACAGGATCGTGCCGGGCTACTATCACCGCCTGAACGCGAACGGCGGCGTGGAGAACTCGACCTGCTGCTCGAACACCGCCACCGAACACACCATGATGCGCAAACTCATGGTGGACACGCTGGTCACCATGGCGAAGGCGTACAGGATCGACGGCTTCCGCTTCGACCTGATGGGCCACCACCTCGTGGCCGACATGCAGGCGGCGCGGAGGGCCCTGGACGCGCTGACCCCGCAGAAGGACGGTGTGGACGGCAAGGCCATCTACCTGTACGGCGAGGGCTGGGACTTCGGCGAGGTGCAGGGCGGCAAGCGGGGCCCGAACGCGACGCAGCTGAACCTGTTCGGCCAGGGCATCGGCACCTTCAACGACCGCCTGCGCGACGCGGTGCGAGGCGGCAACCCCTTCGGCGGCCTGCAGGATCAGGGCTTCGCCACCGGCCTGGTCACGCTGCCCAACGGCCAGCCCCAGAACACCGACAAGGCGAAGGCACTGACTCTGGCCGATCAGGTACGCATCGGCCTGACGGGCAACCTGCGCGACTACCGCTTCACGAACGCCGCCGGCCAGACGGTCGCGGGCAAGGATCTGAGGTACGGCGACGCGCCCGCCGGCTACGCGGCCAGCCCGCGCGAGGCGATCACCTACGCCTCGGCCCACGACAACCAGACGCTGTTCGACGCCGTGCTGCTCAAGGCCCCGGCGGGCGCCACGGGCGCCCAGCGCACGCGGATGCAGAACCTGGGCAACTCGGTGGTGCTGCTCGGCCAGGGCCTGCCCTTCTCCTACGCCGGCGACGAGATCCTGCGCTCGAAGTCCTTCGACACCGACTCCTACAACTCGGGCGACTGGTTCAACACGCTGGACTTCACGCTGCAGACCAACGGCTTCGGCAAGGGGCTGCCGCCTGCCGAGAAGAACGGTGGCAACTGGGCGCTGTACCGCCCGCTGCTCGGCAACCCGGCCCTGAAGCCCAGCCCCGCCGACATCGCCCGCGCCTTTGACCACTACCGCGAGATGCTGCGCGTGCGCTACTCCTCCACGCTGTTCCGCCTGGACACGGCGGCCCAGGTGCAGCAGGGCCTGACCTTCCTGAACGTCGGCCCGAATCAGACGCCTGGAGTGATCGCCATGAAGCTCAGCGGCGCGGTCAGTCCCACCAATCCATACAAAACCATTGTCGTGGTGTTCAATGGCAGCGGCGCCGGCGTGACCGTCTCGGACGCCAGCCTCGCGGGCCTGAACCTGACGCTGCACCCTGCCTTGGCCGCCAGCACCGATCCCATCGTCAAGACCAGCAAGTATGCGGGCAACGGCGTGACGGTGCCGGGCCTGACGACGGCGGTGTTCGTCGGGAAGTGA
- a CDS encoding TerC/Alx family metal homeostasis membrane protein: protein MEVLSVGLSALGLDELWLGKPAWMWVMFLVMVVALLAFDLGVLGRRRARRAQAAGNPAQVEEAQSIGVGTSLKLSAFYIAVALAFGVWVWVTLGAESGLSYFTGFAVEKALALDNVFVISVIFGALMIPRHLQHRVLFWGILGVIVLRGIMIGLGAALVTRFDWIMWVFGAFLLLTGLKLLFNRAAHDHAPDLERHPALRLLRRVLPVSPKLDGQKFLTRLPDAAGRLRLHATPLLLALVLVEAADLVFAVDSIPAIFAITQDPFIVYTSNIFAILGLRALYFALDAMIHRFAALKPALALVLVFIGGKIFYNQFFGKLDPAISLSVTVAILLGGVLVSLWQTRGAGGAPTAR from the coding sequence ATGGAAGTGCTGAGTGTTGGGCTGTCTGCTTTAGGGCTGGATGAACTGTGGCTGGGCAAACCCGCCTGGATGTGGGTGATGTTCCTCGTGATGGTCGTGGCGCTCCTGGCCTTCGACCTGGGCGTGCTGGGGCGCCGCCGTGCCCGCAGGGCGCAGGCGGCGGGCAACCCGGCCCAGGTCGAGGAGGCCCAGAGCATCGGCGTGGGCACCTCGCTGAAGCTGAGCGCGTTCTATATCGCGGTGGCGCTGGCCTTCGGCGTCTGGGTGTGGGTCACGCTGGGCGCCGAGAGCGGCCTGAGCTACTTCACCGGCTTCGCGGTCGAGAAGGCCCTGGCGCTGGACAACGTGTTCGTGATCTCGGTGATCTTCGGCGCGCTGATGATCCCGAGACACCTGCAGCACCGCGTGCTGTTCTGGGGCATCCTGGGCGTGATCGTGCTGCGCGGGATCATGATCGGTCTGGGGGCCGCGCTGGTCACGCGCTTCGACTGGATCATGTGGGTCTTCGGCGCCTTCCTGCTGCTGACCGGTCTCAAACTCCTCTTCAACCGCGCCGCGCACGACCACGCCCCGGATCTGGAGCGGCACCCGGCCCTGCGGCTGCTGCGGCGCGTCCTGCCGGTCAGCCCGAAGCTCGACGGCCAGAAGTTCCTGACCCGCCTGCCCGACGCCGCCGGCCGCCTGCGCCTGCACGCCACGCCGCTGCTGCTCGCGCTGGTGCTGGTCGAGGCGGCCGATCTGGTCTTCGCGGTCGACTCGATTCCCGCCATCTTCGCCATCACGCAGGATCCGTTTATCGTGTACACCAGCAACATCTTCGCCATCCTGGGCCTGCGCGCCCTGTACTTCGCGCTGGACGCCATGATCCACCGCTTCGCGGCGCTGAAGCCCGCGCTGGCGCTGGTGCTGGTCTTCATCGGCGGCAAGATCTTCTACAACCAGTTCTTCGGCAAGCTCGATCCGGCCATCAGCCTGAGCGTGACTGTGGCGATCCTGCTGGGCGGCGTGCTGGTCAGCCTGTGGCAGACGCGCGGCGCGGGGGGCGCCCCGACCGCCCGCTGA
- a CDS encoding dienelactone hydrolase family protein codes for MTPATPAAPDQTISFESGGHTLKAEVFRPAAPAPQAPGVLVIHEAFGLNDDIRAIASRFARAGYVALAVDLFGDQNRVVCMTRMMGGLFLNSLEHQGVQGTRKALEVLGALDGVDASRLGAVGFCMGGSLAVAMACTDDRVKAVAPYYGFNPRPLEAVRRACPVVGSFPEKDFTKKQGERLRGELSAAGIPNDIKIYPGAKHSFANRGPNFDAVASEDAWNRVMGFFEEHVVGAGA; via the coding sequence ATGACCCCAGCGACTCCGGCGGCGCCCGATCAGACCATCAGCTTCGAGTCGGGCGGCCACACCCTGAAGGCCGAGGTGTTCCGCCCCGCCGCGCCCGCCCCACAGGCGCCCGGCGTGCTGGTCATCCACGAGGCCTTCGGCCTGAACGACGACATCCGGGCCATCGCCTCGCGCTTCGCCCGCGCGGGCTACGTGGCGCTGGCGGTCGACCTGTTCGGGGATCAGAACCGCGTGGTCTGCATGACCCGCATGATGGGCGGCCTCTTCCTGAACTCGCTGGAACACCAGGGCGTGCAGGGCACCCGCAAGGCCCTGGAGGTGCTGGGCGCCCTGGACGGCGTGGACGCCTCCCGGCTGGGCGCGGTGGGCTTCTGTATGGGCGGCTCGCTCGCCGTGGCGATGGCCTGCACCGACGACCGCGTGAAGGCGGTCGCGCCCTACTATGGCTTCAATCCGCGCCCGCTGGAGGCCGTGCGGCGGGCCTGTCCGGTGGTGGGGAGCTTCCCGGAGAAGGACTTCACGAAGAAGCAGGGCGAGCGGCTGCGCGGTGAACTGAGCGCCGCCGGCATCCCCAACGACATCAAGATCTATCCCGGCGCGAAGCACTCCTTCGCCAACCGGGGCCCGAATTTCGACGCGGTTGCCAGCGAGGATGCCTGGAACCGCGTCATGGGCTTTTTCGAGGAGCATGTGGTGGGGGCCGGGGCCTGA
- a CDS encoding P1 family peptidase produces the protein MSAPNATLTAVPGFRVGHWTDPVGQTGCTVILCPDSGAVASASFLGPSPGTREGVLLSPEKKVERVHALLFTGGSAFGLAAAAGVVKVLEERGIGHETPWARVPIVPAAVIYDLGVGSALARPGEREGELAARAASPEPVARGRVGAGTGATAGKYLGTGGVPGGLGSVMLERHGVRVGALAVVNSIGDVLDERGDVLAGPGVGPGAVAFTPGEVESTTLVAVVTEHLLTKNDCRRLADAAQAALGRVIHPSHTFWDGDSAFVLSAGTQPPADPMLLGALLQEAVCAAVRDAVRSLAP, from the coding sequence ATGAGCGCCCCCAATGCAACCCTCACGGCCGTTCCCGGCTTCCGCGTGGGCCACTGGACAGACCCCGTGGGCCAGACCGGCTGCACCGTGATCCTGTGCCCGGACTCGGGCGCGGTGGCCTCGGCGTCGTTCCTCGGCCCCAGTCCGGGCACGCGCGAGGGCGTCCTGCTCTCTCCCGAGAAGAAGGTCGAGCGCGTCCATGCCCTGCTGTTCACGGGCGGCAGCGCCTTCGGGCTGGCGGCGGCGGCCGGAGTGGTGAAGGTGCTCGAAGAGCGCGGGATCGGCCACGAGACCCCCTGGGCGCGGGTGCCCATCGTGCCGGCGGCGGTGATCTACGACCTGGGGGTGGGCAGTGCGCTGGCCCGGCCCGGCGAGCGGGAGGGCGAACTCGCCGCACGGGCGGCCTCCCCAGAGCCCGTGGCGCGTGGGCGGGTGGGCGCGGGCACAGGAGCCACGGCCGGCAAGTACCTGGGCACCGGCGGCGTGCCGGGCGGCCTGGGCAGCGTGATGCTGGAACGCCACGGCGTCCGGGTGGGCGCGCTGGCGGTCGTCAATTCCATCGGGGACGTGCTGGACGAGCGCGGAGATGTGCTGGCGGGGCCGGGGGTCGGGCCGGGGGCCGTGGCCTTCACGCCCGGCGAGGTCGAGAGCACCACGCTGGTCGCGGTCGTCACCGAGCACCTGCTGACCAAGAACGACTGCCGCCGCCTCGCCGACGCCGCCCAGGCCGCCCTCGGACGGGTCATCCACCCCAGCCACACCTTCTGGGACGGCGACAGCGCCTTCGTGCTCAGCGCGGGCACGCAGCCCCCCGCCGACCCCATGCTGCTGGGCGCGCTGCTGCAGGAGGCGGTGTGCGCGGCGGTACGGGACGCCGTGCGGAGTCTTGCTCCCTAG
- a CDS encoding NUDIX hydrolase, which yields MSTQSYIHDLRQAVGPRPINLVGAAGLVLSEAGDVLLLRRVGGRTWGVVTGISELGEALEETLRRELHEETGLTLTAAILLDVISGPETYREIGNGDRFSAYTALYRATGWHGVPVPDGMEIEELRFFPPDALPELAGPVSRRAVQFLAAQVPA from the coding sequence ATGAGTACACAGTCCTACATCCACGATCTGCGTCAGGCGGTCGGCCCCCGGCCCATCAATCTGGTCGGCGCGGCGGGACTGGTGCTGAGCGAGGCTGGAGACGTGCTCCTGCTGCGGCGGGTGGGTGGCCGGACGTGGGGCGTGGTGACGGGCATCAGTGAGCTGGGGGAGGCGCTGGAAGAGACCCTGCGCCGCGAACTGCACGAGGAAACGGGCCTGACGCTGACGGCCGCCATCCTGCTGGACGTGATCAGCGGACCGGAGACCTACCGCGAGATCGGCAACGGTGACCGGTTCTCCGCCTACACCGCCCTGTACCGCGCGACTGGCTGGCATGGCGTCCCGGTGCCCGACGGCATGGAAATCGAGGAACTGCGTTTCTTCCCCCCGGACGCGCTGCCGGAGCTGGCTGGCCCCGTCTCGCGGCGGGCTGTCCAGTTCCTGGCAGCACAGGTTCCCGCATGA
- a CDS encoding NUDIX hydrolase: MTATDYVHALRSQIGHAPVNWAGVCALVVNADWQVLLQRRTDTGGWGTLGGIAELGEALEDTLRRELQEEAGLVPHDPLLLTVVSGPETFVRLPNGDEFYQVVAVYVIRECGGAPCPDGVEGTELSFFALDALPAGLGPVDRLALERLRVCLGMD, translated from the coding sequence ATGACCGCCACCGACTACGTTCATGCGCTGCGCTCGCAGATCGGCCACGCGCCCGTGAACTGGGCGGGCGTCTGCGCGCTGGTGGTGAATGCCGACTGGCAGGTGCTCCTGCAACGGCGCACGGACACCGGGGGCTGGGGCACGCTGGGCGGCATTGCGGAACTGGGCGAGGCGCTGGAGGACACCCTGCGCCGCGAACTGCAGGAGGAAGCCGGCCTCGTGCCCCACGATCCGCTGCTGCTGACCGTGGTCAGCGGCCCCGAGACCTTCGTGCGGCTGCCGAACGGCGACGAGTTCTATCAGGTGGTGGCTGTGTATGTGATCCGCGAGTGCGGGGGCGCCCCCTGCCCGGACGGCGTGGAGGGCACCGAGCTGAGCTTCTTCGCGCTGGACGCGCTGCCGGCCGGCCTGGGCCCGGTCGACCGGCTGGCGCTGGAACGGCTGCGCGTGTGCCTGGGCATGGACTGA
- a CDS encoding GNAT family N-acetyltransferase has protein sequence MDIWQRVAQAEAVAHAGFGESQTFGPLVATFVAPGLPLNTAWHDGTRPPTGEALASFEAFCAAHAQSATLHLLSPAAPAALPTLTGRGYRLDSVLHLYTRELRALPSSPLSVEESSDPDTWAEVSAQGFGEGSAETMRVVARAPGARLFVARLEGEPAGSGALGIKGDVAALYGMSTRPEFRQRGVQLALLAGRLRAAAASGATLATVFTTPGTGSERNIVRAGFVLSGMRLTFTRV, from the coding sequence ATGGACATCTGGCAGCGCGTGGCCCAGGCCGAGGCGGTGGCACACGCCGGCTTCGGGGAGAGTCAGACCTTCGGGCCGCTGGTGGCGACCTTCGTGGCCCCCGGCCTGCCGCTGAACACCGCCTGGCACGACGGCACGCGCCCCCCGACGGGCGAGGCCCTGGCGAGCTTCGAGGCTTTTTGCGCCGCGCACGCCCAGAGCGCGACCCTGCACCTGCTCTCCCCCGCCGCGCCCGCCGCCCTGCCCACGCTGACCGGGCGCGGCTACCGGCTGGACTCCGTGCTGCACCTGTACACGCGTGAGCTGCGGGCACTCCCGTCTTCACCCCTCAGCGTCGAGGAATCCAGCGACCCGGACACCTGGGCCGAGGTCTCCGCCCAGGGCTTCGGCGAGGGCAGCGCCGAGACCATGCGGGTGGTGGCCCGCGCGCCGGGTGCCCGGCTGTTCGTGGCCCGGCTGGAGGGCGAACCGGCCGGCAGCGGCGCCCTGGGCATTAAGGGAGACGTGGCGGCGCTCTACGGCATGTCCACCCGGCCCGAGTTCCGGCAGCGGGGTGTCCAGCTGGCGCTGCTCGCCGGGCGCCTGCGGGCCGCCGCCGCCTCCGGGGCCACGCTGGCGACGGTGTTCACCACCCCCGGCACCGGCAGCGAACGCAACATCGTCCGGGCCGGTTTCGTGCTGAGCGGGATGCGGCTGACCTTCACCAGGGTCTGA
- the cobA gene encoding uroporphyrinogen-III C-methyltransferase, whose amino-acid sequence MTHPSPSRAFVSLIGAGPGDPGLLTLRGQQALQAADVVLFDYLANPELLRFAPDAETIYVGKKGFSEYISQEQINALIVAKAQEQGGRRVARLKGGDVFVFGRGGEEAEACAEAGVPFEVVPGVSSAIAAPAYAGIPVTHREAARSFAVLTGNTKEGGAHYERLSGVDTLVLLMGVRNLGQIAAELIAAGRDPQTPAATVQWGTTPQQRTVTGTLQTIARVVQEAGLEAPAVTVVGEVVRLRGSLRWFDLPGGLLGEGRQRPLAGKTVAVTRTREGASGLSDVLRARGASVLELPLIRFAPGDHAAVADALHDFSGWLLLSSNQAVVALFAFLERSGLDARALAGVRLAAVGPSTARSLQERGLKADFVPSTPGARHLGQELPVRAGEAALHLTSQLAEDDLQRALEARGIGYRRAELYRTEPAPLAEHTRERLKGADVVTLASGSAARHLAALAGPDFDPLGMRVAAMGPQTADAAREAGFTRVTVAETASLESLADAATVALNGH is encoded by the coding sequence ATGACCCACCCCTCTCCCTCCCGCGCCTTCGTGTCCCTGATCGGGGCTGGCCCCGGCGATCCGGGCCTGCTCACCCTGCGCGGCCAGCAGGCCCTCCAGGCGGCCGACGTGGTGCTGTTCGACTACCTGGCGAATCCCGAACTGCTGCGCTTTGCTCCGGACGCCGAAACGATTTACGTGGGGAAGAAGGGCTTTTCCGAGTACATCAGCCAGGAGCAGATCAACGCGCTGATCGTGGCGAAGGCACAGGAGCAGGGCGGGCGGCGGGTAGCGCGCCTCAAGGGCGGCGACGTGTTCGTGTTCGGGCGCGGCGGCGAGGAGGCCGAGGCCTGCGCCGAGGCCGGGGTGCCCTTCGAGGTCGTGCCCGGTGTGAGCAGCGCCATCGCCGCGCCGGCCTACGCCGGGATTCCGGTCACCCACCGCGAGGCGGCCCGCAGTTTCGCGGTGCTGACCGGCAACACGAAAGAAGGCGGCGCCCACTACGAGCGGCTCTCGGGCGTGGACACCCTGGTGCTGCTGATGGGCGTGCGGAACCTGGGTCAGATCGCCGCCGAGCTGATCGCGGCGGGCCGTGACCCGCAGACCCCGGCGGCCACCGTGCAGTGGGGCACCACGCCGCAGCAGCGCACGGTCACGGGCACCCTGCAGACCATCGCCCGGGTGGTTCAGGAGGCTGGTCTGGAAGCCCCGGCCGTGACTGTGGTGGGCGAGGTCGTGCGGCTGCGCGGCAGCCTGCGCTGGTTCGACCTGCCGGGCGGGCTGCTGGGAGAGGGGCGGCAGCGGCCGCTGGCCGGCAAGACCGTGGCCGTGACCCGCACGCGCGAGGGCGCCAGCGGGCTGTCGGACGTGCTGCGCGCCCGCGGCGCCTCGGTGCTGGAACTCCCCCTGATCCGCTTCGCCCCCGGCGACCACGCGGCGGTGGCCGACGCCCTGCACGACTTCAGCGGCTGGCTGCTGCTGTCCAGCAATCAGGCGGTCGTGGCGCTGTTCGCCTTTCTGGAGCGCTCGGGCCTCGATGCCCGAGCGCTGGCGGGCGTGAGGCTGGCGGCGGTCGGCCCCAGCACGGCGCGCAGCCTGCAGGAGCGGGGATTGAAGGCCGACTTCGTGCCCTCCACGCCGGGTGCCCGTCACCTGGGACAGGAGCTGCCGGTGCGGGCCGGCGAGGCGGCGCTGCACCTGACCTCCCAGCTGGCCGAGGACGACCTGCAGCGGGCGCTGGAGGCGCGGGGGATCGGTTATCGGCGCGCCGAACTGTACCGCACCGAGCCGGCGCCGCTGGCCGAGCACACCCGCGAGCGCCTGAAGGGGGCAGACGTGGTCACGCTGGCGTCCGGGAGCGCGGCGCGGCACCTGGCGGCGCTGGCCGGCCCGGACTTCGATCCCCTGGGCATGCGCGTCGCGGCGATGGGGCCCCAGACCGCCGACGCGGCGCGCGAGGCCGGATTCACCCGCGTGACCGTGGCCGAGACCGCCAGCCTGGAGTCGCTGGCCGACGCCGCCACCGTGGCCCTGAATGGGCACTGA
- a CDS encoding precorrin-2 dehydrogenase/sirohydrochlorin ferrochelatase family protein → MSLAVFLELSGEQALIVGGGSVALRRARTLLEAGLQVRVVAPRVLDELAALPMRHEARTYRPDDVQGMRVVVAATDDAAVNDAVTADARAAGALVNHAGDAGQGTLRFPAVTGRAGVQVAIATGRELPMLAQALREGVEGLLPTQADLDGWVARREQALTMAGSEREAALEALRLDIRAAIGAGLADGLRPGSLKRGAA, encoded by the coding sequence GTGAGTCTGGCGGTCTTCCTTGAATTGAGCGGTGAGCAGGCCCTGATCGTGGGCGGTGGATCGGTGGCCCTGCGCCGTGCCCGCACGCTGCTGGAGGCCGGTCTCCAGGTACGTGTGGTGGCCCCGCGCGTGCTGGATGAGCTGGCGGCCCTGCCCATGCGCCATGAAGCCCGCACCTACCGCCCGGACGACGTGCAGGGGATGCGCGTGGTCGTGGCGGCCACCGACGACGCGGCCGTGAACGACGCCGTGACCGCCGATGCCCGCGCTGCCGGGGCCCTGGTCAACCATGCCGGGGATGCGGGCCAGGGCACCCTGCGCTTCCCGGCCGTGACCGGGCGGGCCGGCGTGCAGGTCGCCATCGCCACGGGCCGCGAACTGCCCATGCTGGCCCAGGCCCTGCGTGAAGGGGTGGAGGGTCTCCTGCCCACCCAGGCCGATCTGGACGGCTGGGTGGCCCGCCGCGAGCAGGCCCTGACCATGGCGGGTTCCGAACGCGAGGCGGCGCTGGAGGCCCTGCGCCTGGACATCCGGGCGGCCATCGGCGCCGGGCTGGCAGACGGTCTCAGGCCCGGCAGCCTCAAGCGGGGGGCCGCGTGA